The Verrucomicrobiota bacterium nucleotide sequence TCAACAGCAGCGGCACCGCATAAGCCCCGACCCCGAGCACGACGAAGAAGGCGAATGCCAGATGGGCGCCAATGGTACCGATCCAGTTGTGCGTGGGATGATTCGGTGGATTGCGAATGAACGAGAGATCGTAACGGTCGAAGGAAAGCTGGGCCACCATGAGCAACAACGCACCGGCGATCAGCACCACGCCAATGATGTCGTTAAACCCACGCGCCGATGTCGAGTCGGTCGATTCCTTTCGAGCCATGGGTGCACGTTAACAGTTTGAGATTCAAAGTTCAAAGTTGAAATACGCCACGTCGCCCGATTGACTTGCCCCGGCGCTTTGTTAGCGTTGCGGCAGCGTCATGTCGAAAAAATCTTTTGCCCGTCTCGCGCGCATTGTAACTGGCGCTTTTGGCGCAGCAGGCGACGAGACGTTTTCTCTGGAAGCCGGCCTGTCGCGGTTCGAGAAGTTCGTCCACTTCTGGGTGCTGGTGGTGGGCAGCTTTCGGCGCAACCGCTGTCCGGTCCGCGCCTCCGCGCTTTCCTTCACCACGCTGCTCGCGCTCATCCCCATGCTCGCCGTGGCCATGAGCGTCACCACCATGTTTCTCAAGTCCGAGGGACAGGGGCAGATTGAGTCATTCATCGAGAAGTTCGTGGAACAGATGATCCCGACGCCGATGGCTGAAACGAGCGGCTCGCCTGACGCCGCGGAGTCTCCAGACACGAACGCGCCGCCAGCAGTTCCACCCGGCAACGACTTGGTAACGACGGCTGTCGGTGAAAGCAAGCCGACGGAGAGCGCTGGCCAGACGAATGCCCCGGCGTCGCCGATTCGTGACGAGCGTGTGGTGGCCGTGCAAAAAAAAGCGGCGGGTAAAATCCATGAATTCATCCAAAACGCGTACAGCGGCCGGATTGGCGTGGTGGGGGTGGTGTTCCTGTTGTGGACGGCGATCGTGATGTTGACGCGCGTGGAAGAAACGTTCAACGACATCTGGGGCGTGACGCAAGGGCGAAACTGGCTTTCCCGCGTTGTGCTGTATTGGGCGACGATCACGCTCGGGCCGCTGCTGCTGGTTGGGGCGCTGGGATTGGCCACGGGATCGCATTTTCAGAAGACGCGCGCTTTCATCACCGATGTGCCATTTGTCGAACCGGTGTTCTCCCAACTGCTGCCGGTGATCGTGATCACGATCACTTTTGCGCTCTTCTACAAATTGATGCCCAACACCAGGGTGCAGTTCGGCGCGGCGCTGGTGGGCGGCGCGCTCGCGGGAACGGCGTGGCACCTGTTCAACGTGTTCAGTCTCTATGTCGGGTCGCGCGCCGTGAACGCCAGCAAAATCTACGGCAGTCTCGCGCTCGTGCCCTTGCTCATGCTCGGACTTTACACCGTGTGGGTGATCGTGCTGTTCGGCGCGCAAGTGGCCTACGCGTACCAGAATCGCGAATCATATTTGCAGGAAAAGCTCGCCGAGAATGTGAATCAACGCGGGCGCGAGTTCGTGGCGTTACGGCTGATGACGTGCATCGGCCAGCGGTTTAATCGCGGCCAGCCGCCGCCCACGGTGCGGGAAATGTCCCGCGAGCTCGGCATCCCGAGCAAGCTTGTGCAGCAGGTTTTGCAGACGTTGCTCGCCGCGCGGCTCGTGGTGGAAGTCTCCGGAACGGAGGGCGGTTATTCCCCGGCGCGCCCACTCGAAGCGATCAACGGCCATCACATCCTGCTCGCCATGCGCGCCACACAGGGGCAGGAATTGGTCACGCGTGATGAACCGGTGCGCCTGGAGGTTTATGGCGAGTTCGCCCGCATCCAGGCGGCGGAAAAGGCGGCGGCGTCATCGGTCACGATGCTGGCACTGGTCAACCGCGCGCAGGCGCGTTTGGAGATCGCGTCGCCAACCGTACCGGAAAAGGAAATCAATGCGACGACCGGCGTGGTCGAGGTGACGGAATTGCCCAACGAACCGGCTTTGGCCACAGTGCCCGAAGTTACGCCGACGGAAGACGGAATTAAACCCGCTTCACCCCAGCTACGCGCAACGACCGGCCCCATGGCCGAGGTCTCCACCGACGACAACCAAACCTTTCCTTTATGATTATTGGCGTCCCCAAGGAGATTAAGGAGTACGAGTATCGCGTGGCGCTGTTGCCATCGGCCGCCTATCAACTGATCAAGCGCGGCCATTCGGTGGTGGTGGAGCGCGGGGCGGGCGCCGGCGCGGGTTTTCCGGACGCCGAATACGAACAGGCCGGCGCGAAGTTGGTGGCCGCGCACACCGCGGTGTTCGAACAGGCCGAGCTCATTGTGAAGGTGAAGGAGCCCTTGCCCGGCGAATACTCTTTGCTGCGAGCGGGTCAGTTGCTGTTCACGTATCTTCACCTCGCCGCGAGCAAACCACTCACCCAGGCTCTCCTCGAATCCGGTGTCATCGCGTTGGCGTACGAGACCGTGGAAGTTAATCGCCGCCTGCCGCTGCTCGAACCGATGAGCGAAATTGCCGGGCGGATGAGTGTGCTGGTGGGTGGCTACTTTCTGGCCAGACACATCGGCGGCAGCGGCGTGTTGCTGGGTGGCGTGCCGGGTGTGTTGCCGGGAAAGGTGGTGGTGCTGGGTGGTGGCACCTCGGGCATCAACGCGGCACGCATGGCCCAGGGGCTTGGCGCGGACGTAACGATTCTCGAAGTGGACTGGGAGCGGATGCGTTTTCTGGACATCACACTGCACACGGCCCACACACTTTACTCGAACGAAGCGCATATGATGGAGCTTCTGCCAGAAGTGGACCTGCTCATCGGTGCGGTGCTGGTGCCCGGTGCCCGAGCGCCGAAATTGATCAACAGGGAAATGTTGCGCCGGATGGGACCCGGCAGCGTGCTGGTGGACATCGCGATCGACCAGGGCGGTTGCGCCGAAACTTCCCGTCCCACCACCCACCATGATCCCGTATTTGTGGAGGAGGGTGTGATTCATTATTGCGTGGCGAACATGCCGGGCGCTTATGCGCGCACCGCAACGCAGGCGCTGACCAATGTGACCTATCGCTATATCGAGATGTTAGCCGATCACGGCCTTGCGGAAACGTGCCAGCGACTACCGGCCTTTATTAGCGGCATCAATGTGATGGCGGGAAAAGTCACACACAAGGCCGTCGCCGAAGCGCACGGAATGCCGTATTCACCACCCGAGTTCGAGTGACCAGAAGACGGAAGTCCACATCGCACGATCGCCTCGGTGACCACACAAAAACTGATCGGTATTTCGTCGTTAATCTTCGTTCGGCAACTGAGTTCTCTCATTCGGTTGAAATCCGCTCGCTGCCAAATGCATTGAATATCAAGTTTGCGGGAGGAAGTGTTGTTGAACGTACGAGGTCAACCTCGAATCGATCAACAATCACGCTTCATTGGCGGGCAGATATCGATCCTGATCCAGCGTTTTATCGCCTCGTAAATAGACATTGTTTGTCCATTCGAAAGACACAACTCACGAGAGTGCGGAAACATTGCGAGTCCTATTCTTCTCATTTAAGCATCGGCTACTTCGCGAAAGGCCGTCGGCATCTTTGCTGGGATGCCCCCTGTTTGTCAGAAGCCAAGCGTCAACGCAATTGGCAAGTCACTTGCTATTCACAATAAAAAACAGTGAACGTATGAAGATTGAACAGGAGGTTTGCTCCAAGGCTTATGGTCGGCTCGGCGGGTTCTCGCTCGTCGAAACCGTCGTTGGGATGGGGATTATGGGTGTAGCTGCTCTGGCGCTCCTCTCGGGATTTACAGGTGGTTTTTTCACGATGCAAATGGCCCGTGAAAATCAGCGCGCCACCCAGATTATTCTGGAAAAGACTGAAACCATCCGACTTTACAATTGGGATCAGGTTAATTCCAACGGCTTCATCCCCTCCACGTTTACCGCGACTTATGACCCGCAGGGCACCAACAGTTCGGTTGGGACGATTTACAACGGTACCCTGATCATCACGAATGTGGGCATTAACGCGTCATACAGCAACGACATGAAACGGGTGATCGTCACACTCAATTGGCAGACCGGAAACGTGAACCGTAGCCGGACCTACACAACCTTTATTGGCCGCAATGGAATTCAAAATTACATCTACTGAATTTCGTGCCCCTTCCAGCGTGACCGGCATGCTGTTGGTTGAGATGCTGGTGGCGCTCGCAATCGGGTCACTGCTGGTGCTCGTCCTTTGCGCACTTTCTTACTACAGCACCTATAGCTTTGTTTCGCTCGCCAACTATGTCGATTTGGACCGTTTCAATCGCAATGCCATGGACACCATGACCAAGGAAATGCGCCAAACCAAGCGAGTTACTAGTTTTGCGACCAACAGCATCACGTTCGAGGATTACGATGGACGTGCCCTGACCTACACTTACAACCCCGGAGCAAAGACGTTGACCAGACTCAAGGACGGTGCGACCACCCAGGTGATGACTTATTGCGATTCCCTCTATTTCACAATCAACCAGCGAAATCCTGTGGGTGGCTCCTACGATGTTTACCCGGTAGCGACCGCTGGCACCGCCAAGGTCGTCAACGTCACCTGGAGATGTTCCCACACCATTCTCGGCCGAGTAGCCAATACAGAAAACGTTCAAACCGCGCGAATCGTCATCCGCAAACAAGGCACATGAAAACACGACTCATCCAAACACCAACGCTCCGAGGCAACACGTTGCTCGTCACGTTGTTCATCACCTCGATCATCGGCATTGTTTTGGCCAGTTACCTCACGCTGGTTCGAAATCAAAACTCTCTCACCATGCGTTCGCAAGCGTGGAATTCCGCCATCACCGTGATTGAAGCGGGCATTGAGGAGGGTCTGACTCATCTCAATGCGCACGGCACGACCAACCTTCTGTGCGATGGTTGGACGCTGAGTGGCGGTTTGTACTCCATGACGCGCACGATCGGCGATAGTTACTACGTCGTAACCATTTCCTCTGATTTCAATCCCGCCATTGTTTCTTACGGTTACGTACCGTTGCCTTCGTACGCAATGGTGAATCAGAATTCATTTTTTGCGACTGCCGGCGTCAACTACGATTCCGCACCCTACGTCAACCGCGCGGTTCGCGTGACCACCCGGCGCAACGGCACTTTCACCAAGGCGATGGTGGCCAAGCAGACCATCGACATGAACGGGAACAACATCGAGACCGATAGCTTTGACTCAACTAATCCAACGTATAGCACAGGTGGCCAGTACGACGTTACGAAGCGGAAAGACAATGGAGATGTCGCCAGCAATGACACCATCGTCAACTCCATCAACGTCGCCAATGCCAATATCCGAGGTCACGTCTCCACCGGGCCACATGGCACCGTCAACGTCGGTCCGAATGGGGTTGTGGGCAACGCCAATTGGGTCAACGCTGGCAATCACGGCATCCAGCCGGGGTACTTTACTGACGATATGAATGTGACTTTTAATGATGTTTCTGCGCCGTTCAACGGTGGGGCGGCCTCGCCCAGCGGGGGAAATTACAACGGCGACTCCTACACCTACATCCTCGGCACCGATAATTACCAGATGTCGAGTCTCAGCATGAGTGGGAGTAAGAACATGATTGTGACTGGAAACGCAGTTTTGTATGTAACTGGCAATGCAAGCCTGAGTGGCAATGCCTACATAAAAATAGCGCCAGGCGCCACCTTGAAGATGTATGTCGCGGGAAGTGCGTCTCTTAACGGGAATGGAATCATAAACCAGAGCCAGTACGCCACGAACTTCATGTATTATGGGTTGCCCTCCAATACTACTCTTTCGCTCACTGGCAACGGGACTTTTAAAGGCGTGATCTATGCGCCCAGTGCGGAGTTCAGCTTAAACGGTGGCGGTTCAGGCACTGACGATTTTATTGGCGCCAGCGTGACAAAAACCGTGACTATGAACGGCCACTTCAAATTCCACTATGACGAAGCCCTCATTGGTTTCGGTGGTGGCGGAAAATACATCGTCACCTCCTGG carries:
- a CDS encoding YihY family inner membrane protein, producing MSKKSFARLARIVTGAFGAAGDETFSLEAGLSRFEKFVHFWVLVVGSFRRNRCPVRASALSFTTLLALIPMLAVAMSVTTMFLKSEGQGQIESFIEKFVEQMIPTPMAETSGSPDAAESPDTNAPPAVPPGNDLVTTAVGESKPTESAGQTNAPASPIRDERVVAVQKKAAGKIHEFIQNAYSGRIGVVGVVFLLWTAIVMLTRVEETFNDIWGVTQGRNWLSRVVLYWATITLGPLLLVGALGLATGSHFQKTRAFITDVPFVEPVFSQLLPVIVITITFALFYKLMPNTRVQFGAALVGGALAGTAWHLFNVFSLYVGSRAVNASKIYGSLALVPLLMLGLYTVWVIVLFGAQVAYAYQNRESYLQEKLAENVNQRGREFVALRLMTCIGQRFNRGQPPPTVREMSRELGIPSKLVQQVLQTLLAARLVVEVSGTEGGYSPARPLEAINGHHILLAMRATQGQELVTRDEPVRLEVYGEFARIQAAEKAAASSVTMLALVNRAQARLEIASPTVPEKEINATTGVVEVTELPNEPALATVPEVTPTEDGIKPASPQLRATTGPMAEVSTDDNQTFPL
- the ald gene encoding alanine dehydrogenase, encoding MIIGVPKEIKEYEYRVALLPSAAYQLIKRGHSVVVERGAGAGAGFPDAEYEQAGAKLVAAHTAVFEQAELIVKVKEPLPGEYSLLRAGQLLFTYLHLAASKPLTQALLESGVIALAYETVEVNRRLPLLEPMSEIAGRMSVLVGGYFLARHIGGSGVLLGGVPGVLPGKVVVLGGGTSGINAARMAQGLGADVTILEVDWERMRFLDITLHTAHTLYSNEAHMMELLPEVDLLIGAVLVPGARAPKLINREMLRRMGPGSVLVDIAIDQGGCAETSRPTTHHDPVFVEEGVIHYCVANMPGAYARTATQALTNVTYRYIEMLADHGLAETCQRLPAFISGINVMAGKVTHKAVAEAHGMPYSPPEFE